The following proteins are co-located in the Spinactinospora alkalitolerans genome:
- a CDS encoding SDR family NAD(P)-dependent oxidoreductase, protein MELNGVAALVSGGASGLGEATVKELASAGATVVIADLNAERGEALAKEVGGVFVSTDVSDENQVEAAVQAAVDTGRPLRVAVSCAGIGWATRTVNRDGAPHDLASYKKVIDVNLIGTFNVVRLAAAAMAKTEPVNADGERGAIVNTASLAGIEGQIGQIAYSSSKGGIIGMTVPAARDLAAIGVRVNTIAPGILDTPIYGQGPDSEAFKERLAAPVPFPKRLGTAGEFGRLVRALVEISYVNAEVVRIDGGLRMQPK, encoded by the coding sequence ATGGAGCTGAATGGAGTAGCCGCCCTCGTTTCCGGCGGCGCGAGCGGACTGGGTGAGGCCACGGTCAAAGAGCTGGCTTCGGCCGGTGCGACCGTCGTCATCGCCGACCTCAACGCCGAACGCGGCGAGGCGCTGGCCAAGGAGGTCGGCGGCGTCTTCGTGTCCACCGACGTCTCCGACGAGAACCAGGTCGAGGCAGCCGTCCAGGCAGCCGTCGACACCGGCAGACCGCTGCGCGTCGCGGTGTCGTGCGCCGGCATCGGCTGGGCCACCCGCACGGTCAACCGCGACGGCGCACCGCACGACCTGGCCTCCTACAAGAAGGTCATCGACGTCAACCTGATCGGCACGTTCAACGTGGTGCGCCTGGCCGCCGCCGCGATGGCCAAGACCGAGCCGGTCAACGCCGACGGCGAGCGCGGCGCGATCGTCAACACCGCGTCCCTGGCCGGGATCGAGGGGCAGATCGGTCAGATCGCCTACTCCTCGTCCAAGGGCGGGATCATCGGCATGACGGTCCCGGCGGCGCGCGACCTCGCGGCCATCGGCGTCCGGGTCAACACCATCGCCCCCGGCATCCTGGACACCCCCATCTACGGGCAGGGCCCGGACTCCGAGGCGTTCAAGGAGCGCCTGGCCGCGCCGGTGCCGTTCCCCAAGCGCCTGGGCACCGCGGGGGAGTTCGGGAGGCTGGTCCGCGCGCTGGTGGAGATCAGCTACGTCAACGCCGAGGTCGTCCGCATCGACGGCGGCCTGCGCATGCAGCCGAAGTAG
- a CDS encoding crotonase/enoyl-CoA hydratase family protein, with protein sequence MSDEVLYTTEDGVAVITINRPQAKNAVNAAVAKGVAEALDDLDSRADLTVGVITGAGGTFCAGMDLKAFMKGEVPHIEGRGFAGFVERPPRKPLIAAVEGYALAGGFEVVLASDLVVAAEDARFGIPEAKRGLVAGAGGLLRLQHRIPRNIALELALTGDFVEAARMAELGLVNQVAPSGGALEAAKTLAARIAANAPLAVAASKRVMAEADDWSGAEQWDRQNEIIGPIFTSHDAMEGAAAFAEKRKPNWKGE encoded by the coding sequence GTGTCCGATGAGGTGCTCTACACGACCGAGGACGGCGTCGCCGTCATCACGATCAACCGGCCCCAGGCCAAGAACGCGGTCAACGCCGCCGTGGCCAAGGGAGTCGCCGAGGCGCTGGACGACCTGGACTCCCGCGCGGACCTGACGGTCGGCGTCATCACCGGCGCGGGCGGCACGTTCTGCGCGGGGATGGACCTCAAGGCGTTCATGAAGGGCGAGGTGCCGCACATCGAGGGCCGCGGGTTCGCGGGCTTCGTGGAACGCCCGCCGCGCAAGCCGCTGATCGCGGCCGTCGAGGGCTACGCCCTGGCTGGCGGGTTCGAGGTGGTGCTCGCCAGCGACCTGGTGGTGGCGGCCGAGGACGCCAGGTTCGGCATCCCCGAGGCCAAGCGCGGCCTGGTGGCAGGCGCCGGGGGCCTGCTGCGGCTGCAGCACCGCATCCCGCGCAACATCGCCCTGGAGCTCGCCCTGACCGGCGACTTCGTCGAGGCCGCCCGGATGGCCGAGCTCGGCCTGGTCAACCAGGTCGCGCCGAGCGGTGGCGCGCTGGAGGCCGCGAAGACGCTCGCGGCGCGGATCGCGGCGAACGCCCCGCTGGCCGTCGCGGCGTCCAAGCGGGTGATGGCCGAGGCCGACGACTGGTCCGGCGCCGAGCAGTGGGACCGGCAGAACGAGATCATCGGCCCGATCTTCACCAGCCACGACGCGATGGAGGGGGCGGCTGCCTTCGCCGAGAAGCGCAAGCCGAACTGGAAGGGCGAGTAG
- a CDS encoding alanyl-tRNA editing protein encodes MAVPGNKTPAGAPEDVARTELFAVDAYLRSFDSTVLEVDREGGRVALARTAFYPQGGGQPYDLGELRWDGGSAQVTRVKREAGRIWHWLDTAEMPSEGTELFGEIDWDRRHLLMRTHTALHILSGVIWSEYRIPVSGGNMDPGKGRLDFPFDSISTDIGRRIERRINEEIERAREVVVDFVERSESDLDPALIRTSANLIPKEIDPLRVIDIVGLDKQADGGTHVASTADVGRVAVTGTESKGKGNKRVRLEVLPG; translated from the coding sequence ATGGCAGTTCCCGGTAACAAGACTCCAGCGGGTGCGCCCGAGGACGTCGCCCGGACCGAGCTGTTCGCCGTCGACGCCTACCTCAGGTCCTTCGACAGCACCGTGCTGGAGGTCGACCGGGAGGGCGGCCGCGTCGCGCTGGCCAGGACGGCGTTCTACCCGCAGGGCGGCGGCCAGCCCTACGACCTCGGAGAACTCCGCTGGGACGGCGGGAGCGCCCAGGTCACCAGGGTCAAGCGGGAGGCCGGGCGCATCTGGCACTGGCTCGACACCGCGGAGATGCCTTCCGAGGGGACCGAGCTGTTCGGGGAGATCGACTGGGACCGGCGCCACCTGCTCATGCGCACCCACACCGCCCTGCACATCCTGTCCGGGGTGATCTGGTCGGAGTACAGGATCCCGGTCAGCGGCGGGAACATGGACCCGGGGAAGGGGCGCCTGGACTTCCCGTTCGACAGCATCTCCACCGACATCGGCCGGCGGATCGAGCGGCGGATCAACGAGGAGATCGAGCGGGCGCGGGAGGTCGTCGTGGACTTCGTCGAGCGCAGCGAGTCCGACCTCGACCCCGCGCTGATCCGCACCTCGGCGAACCTGATCCCCAAGGAGATCGACCCGCTGCGGGTGATCGACATCGTCGGCCTGGACAAGCAGGCCGACGGCGGCACGCACGTCGCCAGCACCGCCGACGTCGGCCGGGTCGCGGTCACCGGCACCGAGTCGAAGGGCAAGGGCAACAAGCGCGTCCGCCTGGAGGTCCTGCCGGGGTGA
- a CDS encoding carboxymuconolactone decarboxylase family protein has translation MRHGRLPWYSPGELSGEQRAIYDGVLAKYGPEPPFPLTDDEGRLHGPFNAMLAAPGVGAALQRLSAAVGSRTSLSPRVREIVILTVAAARGSAFEWSAHRRVAATAGLADEEILALGSQATPDSFDEADNAALDFTRALLRDQDADDALYTRADRHFGEPGVVELVTLIGYYDLLATLLRVLRVPAPEE, from the coding sequence ATGCGGCACGGACGGCTTCCTTGGTACTCCCCCGGCGAGCTCAGCGGGGAGCAGCGCGCGATCTATGACGGGGTGCTGGCCAAGTACGGCCCGGAGCCCCCGTTCCCGCTGACCGACGACGAGGGGCGGCTGCACGGCCCGTTCAACGCGATGCTCGCCGCGCCCGGTGTGGGCGCGGCGCTGCAGCGGCTGAGCGCGGCCGTGGGGAGCCGGACGTCGCTGTCACCGCGGGTGCGCGAGATCGTCATCCTCACCGTGGCCGCGGCCAGGGGAAGCGCGTTCGAATGGTCGGCGCACCGCAGGGTGGCCGCCACGGCGGGCCTGGCCGACGAGGAGATCCTGGCGCTGGGCTCCCAGGCGACCCCGGACTCCTTCGACGAAGCCGACAACGCCGCCCTCGACTTCACCCGGGCCCTGCTGCGCGACCAGGACGCCGACGACGCCCTGTACACGCGGGCCGACCGCCACTTCGGCGAACCGGGCGTCGTCGAACTGGTCACCCTGATCGGCTACTACGACCTCCTCGCCACTTTGCTGCGCGTCCTGCGCGTCCCCGCCCCGGAGGAGTAG
- a CDS encoding aspartate aminotransferase family protein, which translates to MTAQSGTGFTAGELQQAAKGHLWMHFTEMAAYKDADVPVITRGEGAYVYDSKGRRYLDGLAGLFVSQVGHGRTEIADAIAEQARELAYFPIWTYAHPKAIELADRIAGLAPGDLNRVFFTTSGSEAVESAWKLARQYFKAVGQPARHKVISRRIAYHGTTMGALSITGLQDLKTPFEPLVPSTVQVPNTNIYRAPVHGDDPEAFGRWAADQIEEAILFNGPETIAAVYVEPVQNSGGCFPPPPGYLRRVREICDRHGVLMVSDEVICAFGRLGEYFGAQRFGYLPDMITFAKGATSGYVPLGGMIARERLMEPFQEKGSAFAHGITFAGHPVASAAALANLDVFEKEDLLGNVRRNAPAFRATLEKLLDLPIVGDVRGDGYFYGIELVKDKETKETFTAEESHHLLKGFLSTALFDAGLVCRADDRGEPVIQLSPPLICGQEQFDEIEHILRNVLTEAWKRL; encoded by the coding sequence GTGACAGCGCAGTCAGGTACCGGGTTCACGGCGGGTGAACTGCAGCAGGCGGCAAAGGGCCACCTGTGGATGCACTTCACGGAGATGGCGGCGTACAAGGACGCCGACGTCCCGGTGATCACCCGGGGCGAGGGCGCCTACGTCTACGACTCGAAGGGCAGGCGCTACCTCGACGGCCTCGCCGGCCTCTTCGTCTCCCAGGTCGGCCACGGCCGCACCGAGATCGCCGACGCCATCGCCGAGCAGGCCAGGGAGCTGGCCTACTTCCCCATCTGGACCTACGCCCACCCCAAGGCGATCGAACTGGCCGACCGCATCGCCGGCCTGGCGCCCGGCGACCTCAACCGGGTCTTCTTCACCACCAGCGGCTCCGAGGCCGTGGAGTCGGCGTGGAAGCTGGCCCGCCAGTACTTCAAGGCCGTCGGGCAGCCCGCCCGGCACAAGGTGATCAGCCGCAGGATCGCCTACCACGGCACCACCATGGGCGCGCTGTCGATCACCGGCCTGCAGGACCTCAAGACCCCGTTCGAGCCGCTGGTCCCCAGCACCGTCCAGGTGCCCAACACCAACATCTACCGCGCCCCCGTGCACGGCGACGACCCCGAGGCCTTCGGCCGCTGGGCCGCCGACCAGATCGAGGAGGCGATCCTGTTCAACGGCCCGGAGACGATCGCAGCGGTCTATGTGGAGCCGGTGCAGAACTCCGGCGGCTGTTTCCCGCCGCCGCCCGGGTACCTCCGGCGCGTCCGCGAGATCTGCGACCGCCACGGCGTCCTCATGGTCTCCGACGAGGTCATCTGCGCCTTCGGCCGACTGGGCGAGTACTTCGGCGCGCAGCGGTTCGGCTACCTGCCCGACATGATCACCTTCGCCAAGGGCGCGACCTCCGGCTACGTCCCGCTCGGCGGCATGATCGCCCGCGAACGGCTGATGGAGCCGTTCCAGGAGAAGGGCAGCGCGTTCGCGCACGGCATCACCTTCGCCGGCCACCCGGTCGCCTCGGCGGCCGCGCTGGCGAACCTGGACGTCTTCGAGAAGGAGGACCTCTTGGGCAACGTGCGCAGGAACGCCCCGGCGTTCCGCGCCACCCTGGAGAAGCTGCTCGACCTGCCGATCGTCGGCGACGTCCGCGGCGACGGCTACTTCTACGGCATCGAGCTGGTGAAGGACAAGGAGACCAAGGAGACCTTCACCGCCGAGGAGTCCCACCACCTGCTCAAGGGCTTCCTGTCCACCGCGCTGTTCGACGCGGGCCTGGTCTGCCGCGCCGACGACCGCGGCGAGCCCGTCATCCAGCTCTCCCCGCCGCTGATCTGCGGCCAGGAGCAGTTCGACGAGATCGAGCACATCCTGCGCAACGTCCTCACCGAGGCGTGGAAGCGGCTCTAG
- a CDS encoding gamma-aminobutyraldehyde dehydrogenase: MPSQPGQLRRLRNFIGGDYADAVDGRTAEIIDPATGEAFAEAPVSGAADLDNAFAAASDAFENGWRDSTPAERQIALNKFADAVDERADELAAAEVENCGKPVQTTKDEEIWQVTDALRFFAGAARTLEGKAAGEYMADHTSWIRREPIGVVGQITPWNYPMAMAAWKIGPALAAGDTIVLKPSDTTPASTLLLAEIAAEFLPPGVFNVVTGDRDTGRALVDHPVPRLISLTGSTRAGLEVAQAGSKDLKRLHLELGGKAPVVVFDDADVAKAAEGIAGAGYFNAGQDCTAATRVIATPGVHDDLAAALAEQARKTRTAGPDDPDAVYGPLNNAAQLARVSGFLERTPGHASVLAGGSPVGGAGYFFQPTVVSGLRQGDEMVTDEVFGPVITVQRVEDEDTAVEWANAVRYGLASSVWTRDHARALRVSRRLDFGCVWINTHIPIVAEMPHGGFKHSGYGKDLSLYSLEDYTRVKHVMSYIGRD, encoded by the coding sequence GTGCCAAGCCAGCCCGGTCAGCTCCGCCGCCTGCGCAACTTCATCGGCGGCGACTACGCCGACGCCGTCGACGGCCGCACCGCCGAGATCATCGACCCCGCGACGGGAGAGGCGTTCGCCGAGGCGCCGGTCTCCGGTGCCGCCGACCTCGACAACGCCTTCGCCGCGGCCTCCGACGCCTTCGAGAACGGCTGGCGCGACTCAACCCCCGCCGAGCGGCAGATCGCGCTGAACAAATTCGCCGACGCCGTCGACGAGCGCGCCGACGAACTCGCCGCCGCCGAGGTCGAGAACTGCGGCAAACCCGTCCAGACCACCAAGGACGAGGAGATCTGGCAGGTCACCGACGCCCTGCGGTTCTTCGCCGGTGCCGCGCGCACCCTGGAGGGCAAGGCGGCCGGCGAGTACATGGCCGACCACACCTCCTGGATCCGCCGCGAGCCCATCGGCGTCGTCGGCCAGATCACGCCGTGGAACTACCCGATGGCGATGGCGGCCTGGAAGATCGGTCCGGCGCTGGCGGCGGGCGACACCATCGTCCTCAAGCCCTCCGACACCACTCCCGCCTCGACCCTGCTGCTCGCCGAGATCGCGGCGGAGTTCCTGCCGCCGGGCGTGTTCAACGTGGTCACCGGCGACCGCGACACCGGCCGCGCGCTCGTCGACCACCCGGTGCCGCGACTGATCTCGCTGACCGGCTCCACCCGCGCCGGCCTCGAGGTCGCCCAGGCCGGATCCAAGGACCTCAAGCGGCTGCACCTGGAGCTGGGCGGCAAGGCCCCGGTCGTCGTCTTCGACGACGCCGACGTGGCCAAGGCCGCCGAGGGCATCGCCGGAGCCGGCTACTTCAACGCCGGCCAGGACTGCACCGCCGCGACCCGGGTCATCGCCACCCCCGGCGTCCACGACGACCTCGCCGCCGCGCTGGCCGAGCAGGCCCGCAAGACCAGGACCGCCGGCCCCGACGACCCCGACGCCGTCTACGGCCCGCTGAACAACGCGGCCCAACTGGCCCGCGTCAGCGGCTTCCTGGAGCGCACCCCCGGCCACGCCTCCGTGCTGGCCGGCGGCTCCCCGGTCGGCGGCGCCGGCTACTTCTTCCAGCCCACCGTCGTCTCCGGCCTGCGCCAGGGCGACGAGATGGTGACCGACGAGGTCTTCGGCCCGGTCATCACCGTCCAGCGCGTCGAGGACGAGGACACCGCCGTCGAATGGGCCAACGCGGTCCGCTACGGCCTCGCCTCCAGCGTCTGGACCCGCGACCACGCCCGCGCCCTGCGGGTGTCGCGCCGCCTGGACTTCGGCTGCGTGTGGATCAACACCCACATCCCGATCGTCGCGGAGATGCCGCACGGCGGGTTCAAGCACTCCGGCTACGGCAAGGACCTCTCGCTCTACAGCCTGGAGGACTACACCCGCGTCAAGCACGTCATGAGCTACATCGGACGGGACTGA
- a CDS encoding ABC transporter ATP-binding protein: MATTTEEIPTPRESAAGEREAVPAISLEGVAKTYRTGQESVTAVSGVDLAIEPGEFFSLLGPSGCGKTTTMRMVAGFEEPTAGTVRLAGRDVTDVPPNRRDVNMVFQSYALFPHMSIANNVAFGLRRKGVADGEVKRRVAEMLELVELGDRAKHKPGQLSGGQQQRVALARALVNRPSALLLDEPLGALDLKLRQAMQLELKRIQREVGITFVYVTHDQGEALTMSDRIAVMNKGAVEQLGTPAEIYERPATRFVAGFIGTSNILTGPVTGTGERARIDFGEGRHVHVRTDAAEGDRIDVTVRPEKVHLGSAEPDAELSRLRGTVREVVYLGSATHYTVDTADGTEIVVFQQNASGAGNLAERGGDVWLSWRPDHSYVLPGRS; encoded by the coding sequence ATGGCGACAACGACCGAAGAGATCCCGACTCCGCGCGAGTCGGCCGCAGGGGAGCGGGAGGCCGTTCCCGCGATCAGCCTGGAGGGCGTCGCCAAGACGTACCGGACCGGCCAGGAGAGCGTCACCGCGGTGAGCGGCGTCGACCTGGCCATCGAGCCGGGGGAGTTCTTCTCCCTGCTCGGGCCGTCGGGCTGCGGCAAGACCACCACCATGCGGATGGTCGCAGGCTTCGAGGAGCCCACAGCGGGCACCGTCCGGCTGGCCGGCCGCGACGTCACCGACGTCCCGCCCAACCGGCGCGACGTCAACATGGTGTTCCAGAGCTATGCGCTCTTCCCGCACATGAGCATCGCCAACAACGTCGCCTTCGGGCTGCGGCGCAAGGGGGTCGCCGACGGCGAGGTCAAGCGGCGGGTCGCGGAGATGCTGGAGCTGGTGGAGCTGGGCGACCGGGCCAAGCACAAGCCCGGCCAGCTCTCCGGCGGCCAGCAGCAGCGGGTGGCGCTCGCGCGGGCGCTGGTGAACCGGCCCAGCGCCCTGCTGCTGGACGAGCCGCTCGGCGCGCTCGACCTCAAACTGCGCCAGGCGATGCAGCTCGAACTCAAGCGCATCCAGCGCGAGGTCGGCATCACCTTCGTCTACGTCACCCACGACCAGGGCGAGGCGCTCACCATGTCGGACCGCATCGCGGTGATGAACAAGGGCGCCGTCGAGCAGCTCGGCACCCCCGCCGAGATCTACGAGCGGCCGGCGACCCGGTTCGTGGCCGGATTCATCGGCACCTCCAACATCCTCACCGGTCCCGTCACCGGGACGGGCGAGCGCGCCCGGATCGACTTCGGCGAGGGCCGGCACGTCCACGTGCGCACCGACGCCGCCGAGGGCGACCGGATCGACGTGACGGTCCGGCCGGAGAAGGTCCACCTGGGCTCCGCGGAGCCGGACGCCGAGCTCAGCAGGCTGCGCGGCACCGTCCGCGAGGTCGTCTACCTGGGATCGGCCACCCACTACACCGTCGACACCGCCGACGGCACCGAGATCGTGGTGTTCCAGCAGAACGCCTCCGGCGCGGGCAACCTCGCCGAGCGGGGCGGCGACGTCTGGCTGTCCTGGCGGCCGGACCACTCCTACGTCCTGCCGGGCCGGTCCTAG
- a CDS encoding polyamine ABC transporter substrate-binding protein, with translation MRIPHRNDPALARGLTRARYSRRDALKLSGLAAAGLALAGCSIKGQQRAALSVDDFWADKKSSGRLRFANWPLYMDSERTQLKQFTEATGTKVTYKEAVQDNPSFFGQIQPQLANGDSIGYDLMVLTSGVELTKLIALGYLAPLDHAMLPNFAEHAGELYKNTAYDPGNQFCVPYASGITGIAYNPDYVDREITSIADLWDPAFEGRVGMMKDPQEIGNFGMLLNGVAPAESTPDDWKAAAAKLSEQREKGIVRAYYEQDYIQPLTNGNVWMTMAWSGDVFQQNAAEGTNLKFVIPEEGGTIWTDNMMIPITAQNPVDAITLMDFLYAPEIAAGLAEYINYVTPVPAAREVLLDKAAEAGGEDADTLRELAESPLVFPSDEDYARLHNYVSLPADEADEYTSVFLAITQA, from the coding sequence GTGCGCATTCCCCATCGAAACGACCCCGCGCTGGCACGGGGCCTCACACGGGCCCGCTACAGCCGCAGGGACGCCCTGAAGCTGTCGGGACTGGCGGCGGCGGGCCTGGCGCTGGCCGGCTGCTCCATCAAGGGCCAGCAGCGTGCCGCGCTGTCCGTCGACGACTTCTGGGCCGACAAGAAGAGCAGCGGACGGCTGCGGTTCGCCAACTGGCCGCTGTACATGGACTCCGAGCGGACCCAGCTCAAGCAGTTCACCGAGGCGACCGGGACCAAGGTCACCTACAAGGAGGCCGTGCAGGACAACCCGTCCTTCTTCGGCCAGATCCAGCCGCAGCTCGCCAACGGCGACTCCATCGGCTACGACCTGATGGTCCTCACCAGCGGCGTGGAGCTCACCAAGCTCATCGCCCTGGGCTACCTCGCCCCGCTGGACCACGCCATGCTGCCCAACTTCGCCGAGCACGCCGGCGAGCTGTACAAGAACACCGCCTACGACCCCGGAAACCAGTTCTGCGTGCCCTACGCCTCGGGCATCACCGGGATCGCCTACAACCCCGACTACGTCGACCGCGAGATCACCAGCATCGCCGACCTGTGGGACCCCGCGTTCGAGGGGCGGGTCGGGATGATGAAGGACCCGCAGGAGATCGGCAACTTCGGGATGCTCCTCAACGGGGTCGCCCCGGCCGAGTCCACCCCCGACGACTGGAAGGCCGCGGCGGCCAAACTGTCCGAGCAGCGCGAGAAGGGCATCGTCCGCGCCTACTACGAGCAGGACTACATCCAGCCGCTCACCAACGGCAACGTCTGGATGACCATGGCCTGGTCCGGCGACGTCTTCCAGCAGAACGCCGCGGAGGGGACGAACCTGAAGTTCGTCATCCCCGAGGAGGGCGGCACGATCTGGACCGACAACATGATGATCCCGATCACCGCGCAGAACCCCGTGGACGCGATCACGCTCATGGACTTCCTGTACGCCCCCGAGATCGCCGCCGGCCTCGCCGAGTACATCAACTACGTGACGCCGGTACCCGCTGCCCGCGAGGTCCTGCTGGACAAGGCGGCCGAGGCGGGCGGCGAGGACGCCGACACGCTGCGGGAGCTGGCCGAGAGCCCCCTGGTCTTCCCCAGCGACGAGGACTACGCGCGGCTGCACAACTACGTGTCCCTGCCGGCCGACGAGGCGGACGAGTACACCTCCGTCTTCCTCGCGATCACGCAGGCCTGA
- a CDS encoding ABC transporter permease, translated as MRTRGAPYFLVLPAWIWLAIFFVVPIVGMLSVSLMTGNVIDGFTMTWHFATYADAVTQYWPQILRSLWYGLCATAVCILLGYPIAYWIAFRGGSHKSTYLLLLLLPFFVAQVLRTISWKFILADNGVILGSLKAVGLLPDGAHVLSTSAAVVFGLAYNFLPFMVLPIYAVLERVDHRVVEAAHDLYAGRFQAFVRVVLPMSLPGVFAGVLMVFVPTSSDYISASVLGGTHNTMIGNVIQSQYLVNNAYPMAAAITFILMAILLVGIFSYARALGTEQVMEVQAK; from the coding sequence ATGAGGACGAGAGGCGCGCCGTACTTCCTGGTGCTGCCGGCCTGGATCTGGCTGGCCATCTTCTTCGTGGTGCCGATCGTCGGCATGCTGTCGGTGTCGCTGATGACCGGCAACGTCATCGACGGTTTCACCATGACCTGGCACTTCGCCACCTACGCCGACGCGGTCACCCAGTACTGGCCGCAGATCCTGCGCTCGCTGTGGTACGGGCTGTGCGCGACGGCGGTGTGCATCCTGCTGGGGTACCCGATCGCCTACTGGATCGCGTTCCGCGGCGGGTCCCACAAGTCCACCTACCTGCTCCTGCTGCTGCTCCCGTTCTTCGTGGCGCAGGTGCTGCGGACCATCTCCTGGAAGTTCATCCTGGCCGACAACGGCGTCATCCTGGGGTCGCTGAAGGCGGTCGGGCTGCTGCCGGACGGCGCGCACGTGCTGAGCACGTCGGCGGCGGTGGTCTTCGGCCTGGCCTACAACTTCCTGCCGTTCATGGTGCTGCCGATCTACGCGGTGCTGGAGCGCGTGGACCACCGCGTCGTCGAGGCCGCCCACGACCTCTACGCCGGCCGGTTCCAGGCGTTCGTCCGCGTGGTGCTGCCGATGTCGCTGCCCGGGGTGTTCGCGGGCGTGCTCATGGTGTTCGTGCCCACGAGCTCGGACTACATCAGCGCCTCCGTGCTGGGCGGCACCCACAACACCATGATCGGCAACGTGATCCAGTCGCAGTACCTGGTCAACAACGCCTACCCGATGGCGGCGGCGATCACCTTCATCCTGATGGCGATCCTGCTGGTGGGCATCTTCAGCTACGCCCGGGCGCTGGGCACCGAACAGGTGATGGAGGTGCAGGCGAAATGA
- a CDS encoding ABC transporter permease yields the protein MSVGTSTGPAADTAPARRERRRTDWGKWFTWVVMAWLFLPIAGMIAFSFNDISGRQNVTWQGFTLKWYGDAFAYRDLNTALFNTVAIGLLTMLIAGVVGSLLGLAIGRYRFRGQGVTNLVMFAAISAPEVVMGASLLSLFLTMNISAGFVTILIAHVMFTISFVAITVRARVITLDPKLEEAARDLGAGPWTTFRLVTFPMLLPAIMAGGLLALALSVDDFIITSFVSGDTTTFPLWIWGATRVGIPPQVNVMGTLIFTVGVLLAVINVVVARRNRNPR from the coding sequence ATGAGCGTCGGTACGAGCACGGGTCCGGCGGCGGACACCGCCCCCGCGCGCCGCGAGCGCCGCAGGACCGACTGGGGCAAGTGGTTCACCTGGGTGGTGATGGCCTGGCTGTTCCTGCCGATCGCGGGGATGATCGCGTTCAGCTTCAACGACATCTCCGGCCGGCAGAACGTCACATGGCAGGGCTTCACCCTCAAGTGGTACGGCGACGCGTTCGCCTACCGGGACCTCAACACCGCGCTGTTCAACACGGTCGCGATCGGCCTGCTGACGATGCTCATCGCGGGCGTGGTCGGCAGCCTGCTCGGCCTGGCGATCGGCCGGTACCGGTTCCGGGGTCAGGGCGTGACCAACCTCGTCATGTTCGCGGCGATCTCGGCCCCCGAGGTCGTCATGGGCGCCTCGCTGCTGTCGCTGTTCCTGACCATGAACATCAGCGCCGGGTTCGTCACGATCCTGATCGCGCACGTCATGTTCACGATCTCGTTCGTGGCGATCACGGTCCGGGCCAGGGTCATCACGCTCGACCCGAAGCTGGAGGAGGCCGCGCGCGACCTCGGGGCCGGGCCGTGGACGACGTTCCGCCTGGTGACGTTCCCGATGCTGCTGCCGGCGATCATGGCGGGCGGCCTGCTCGCACTGGCGCTGTCGGTGGACGACTTCATCATCACCAGCTTCGTCAGCGGCGACACCACCACGTTCCCGCTGTGGATCTGGGGCGCCACCCGTGTCGGTATCCCGCCGCAGGTCAACGTGATGGGCACGCTCATCTTCACCGTCGGCGTGCTTCTGGCGGTCATCAACGTCGTCGTCGCCCGCCGCAACCGCAATCCCCGCTAG